Part of the Leptospira sp. WS92.C1 genome is shown below.
AGAAATCTCATCGAAAACGGCCAGGGCCAACCCGCACCGGATGATGTGAAGATCGATGATATGAATTGATGATTTCTGTGCGCGGAGTTGTCAAACAACGTCGCGCATCTCAATATCATTCACAATGGCTCATACTGCGACAAAGAGCGAGAAGCAGAAGTTAAACGCCGTTGACATTCGTAAGTAATGGTAACAAAGTTTCAGCGTTTATCATATGATACTGCCCGGCGAGTTGAGTAAACATTACATTTGGTATTGCCTTTGCCGGAATCGACATCAATCATATCCAGTTATTGTTGGACCAAGGAGATTTACACGAGGGTCAGCCAGATCCGGCTCATCGAAGTAATAAGCCCTTTCGACCTCCTGAACATTAAAGAAGATGAATCGTTTATACGACATTTGTCGACACTTACTCTGTGTGATATAATGAAAAAAATGTGGGAAAAGTATGACTCAAAATAAGGTCCTTTTTAGCGGAATCCTTTGTATTCTGATTACGATACAACCTATTTTTGCAGACGAGCTGTATTCGACTGAAGCAAGAGCGGCGAACTCCGCTTCTTTCGGTAAGTTAGAAAAGCAATTCAACATGTCTGATGAAGCTAAAGCAATTAGAAATGCCCACGGTGCCAATATTGATCGGCTGAAATCCGCTCTTAAAGCCGTAGACCTTCAGATCCATTGGGTAACGGAAAATTTGGCGAATGCCAATACGCCGAATTACAAAAAGATATGTATTACAAGAAATTTTCCCACACTGAAAACCTCTGTCATACCGGAGAGAGATTTCGGTCAAGGCGCACTTACCTACGGTGTTACGTTTGACTTGGCTCTCATTGGCCCGGGACTATTCAAACTCGTTGACAATCAAGGACAAATCATATTCCGACGTTTGGGGAGCTTCAAAATCAGCAGCGAGCGATATTTGGTAGATTTAAGAGGCAATATATTGCTTCCAAAAATTCAAATTCCATTGAATATCGAAGAGGATACATTCTCTGTATCCGACCAAGGTATCATCACGATGATGGACAAGAATAGAAAAAAAATAGTAATCGGAGCTTTTCAAATATTTGAACCTTTATTGCCCGAAAAGCTTCGTTATAATGAGGAATGCGACTGCTTTCAAACCCGTTTAAAAGATACAGATACGATTGAATCTGCGCTACGGATCTTGGAAACAGTCAAAATCATTCAGGGGTATGTTGAAATGAGTAACGTCATTGCAGAGGAACAACTATCGAGTCTTTTTGCGATCCTCACGCATAGAACAACCTTATCAAAAGCTTTAAGGCTACTACAAAACCCCGACGACCGATGGTAATTCGCATCACTCCGTCACTCGCAACAAAATTTACCTGCTTGCGTCGTTGCGGTATGTGGTCAAACGTGATCTTGGTTTAGTCGGGCTTTTAAATCATTTTTGTCAGGTAAATTCAACATGAGTCGACATTGTCTCAAAGGGATGACGGAAAAACGGGTAAGGACGGAGCGAGGCAAGGAGAAATTTCGGATCTGTTTTTCTGAGCTGACTCACTTGATTTCTAATTCAAGGATTAAGGATAGTGTCCGTAAAGTTTCGCACAAATGAGAACTTGAGAAGAGCTCACCTCAGTCGATCAAGCCATGATCTTTAAAGTTTTTAACTCTTTTAACTTGTAATAGTTAAGAGTTGATCTTACACTCCTTAAAATAAATAAGGAGAAAAAAGATGACAACGGTACAAAAAATAATCAAGAACAAGGTAGGTCTTTTGAAGTTAGCAGAGACCTTAGGGAACGTCTCAAAGGCGTGTAACGTTATGGGCTATTCACGGGATAGTTTCTATCGTTTTCAAGAGTTATATGAGAAAGGAGGCGAACTCGCTCTCCAGGATCTGAGTAGACGTAAACCGAATCCTAAAAATCGTATCGAACCTGAAAAAGAAGAAGCGGTAAAAAAAATGGCGATCGACTTTCCTGCTTACGGTCAACAGAGAGCATCGAATGAATTGAAAAAACAAGGAATCATAGTAGCACCTGCGACCGTTCGTAGTGTATGGGTTCGTCACGATCTGGAGACCTTTCAAAAAAGACTGAAGGCTTTAGAGGCGTTCATGGCTCAAGGAGATTCTCCCGTATTAACCGAATCCCAAGTGCAGGCATTGGAAAGAAGAAAATTAGAAAAGCAAGTTGAAGGTGAGATAGAAACAGAACACCCAGGATACTTAGGATGTCAAGATACGTATTACGTGGGCACAATCAAAGGCGTAGGAAGGATTTACCAACAGACCTTTATCGATTCCTATTCTAAAGTGGCGATGGCAAAACTTTACGATAGAAAAAATGCTTTAGTAGCAGCCGATATGTTAAACGACAAAGTGATTCCTTGGTTCGAAGAAGAAGGCCTTCGCTTGTTGAGAATTTTAACGGATAGAGGGACCGAGTATTGCGGAAATAGAGAACACCATGAATTTCAGTTGTTCCTTGCTTTGGAAGATATAGACCATTCAAAAACAAAAGCAAGGCATCCTCAATCTAATGGAATTTGTGAAAGATTTCACCGAACCATTCAAGACGAATTTTATGCCATTGCTTTCAGGAAAAAGGTATACAGCTCGATTGAAGATTTGCAAAAAGATTTGGATCAGTGGATCGATTCGTATAATAACGAAAGAACACATCAAGGCAAGTATTGTTTTGGTAAAACTCGAGGGTGTCAGCTACATTGTGTAAATGACTTGTGACTAACCAAAAAGTAACAAGGATAAAGCAATATGAGCAAACCAAAGAATCGAGCTGAAGAACTTCTCGATGAGTTAATCAAAGGTAAGACCCCGGAAGAGCTGATCGGAAACGAAGGACTCTTAAAACAACTCACCAAATCGCTTGTTGAACGAGCGATGGAAGGAGAGATGACACATCACCTTGGATATGAGAAGAACGCCTCGACTGGCAATAACTCAGGCAATTCTCGAAATGGAAAAAGTAGCAAAAAGCTCAAAGGAGACTTTGGCTCTATCGATTTGGAAGTTCCTCGAGATAGGAACGGAAGTTTCGAACCTCAGATCATTCAGAAAGGACAGACACGCTTTACGGGATTCGATGAAAAGATCATCTCGATGTATTCTCGTGGAATGACAACTCGAGAAATTTCCGGACATCTCAAAGAAATCTACCAAGTCGAAGTCTCAGCGGATCTAATTTCTCAAGTAACGGATTCCGTAATGGAAACGGTGATCGAGTGGCAGAACCGCCCCTTGGACAAAGTGTATCCGATTCTCATTATGGATGCGCTGATCGTGAAGGTAAGAGATGGCAATCACGTCGTGAACAAAGCCTTTTATTTGGCTTTAGGAATCAATCTACAGGGCACAAAGGAGATTCTTGGGATCTGGGTAGAAAGAACCGAAGGAGCAAAGTTCTGGCTTCAGATTTTAACCGATTTAAAGAATCGAGGAGTCGAAGATATTTTAATCGCTTGTGTCGACGGACTAAAAGGATTTCCGGATACGATCATATCAGTCTTTCCTAATGCACAAGTTCAGCTTTGTATTGTTCATATGGTGAGGAATTCTTTGAAATGGGTTTCTTACAAACAGAAGAAAGAGTTGGTAATCGACCTAAAGGCCATCTACAAATCTCCATCGGAAGAGATCGCAAAGAAAAGCCTTGATGATTTTTCTGCCAAGTGGGACAGTCAGTATCCGATGATCAGCAAGTCCTGGAGAAGTAATTGGGAATCGGTGATTCCTTTTTTGGCTTACCCACCTAATATTCGTAAGGCGATATACACTACAAACGCTATCGAATCTATGAATATGGGTCTAAGAAAAATTATCAAGAATCGGGGATCCTTTCCTACCGATGAGGCGGCAGTCAAGCTTCTCTATTTAGCGTTGAATAATATGTCTAAAAAATGGACCATGCCGATTCAAGATTGGGGAAAAGCAATGAATCAGTTTTCAATTATTTTCGGAGATCGATTGAAATTAGATTCGTTTTAAAGAAAGTTATTTACACAGTATTCATGACACTACCTTTGCAAAAAGATTTGGATCACTGGATCGATTCTTATAACAACGAACGAACCCATCAAGGTAAGTATTGTTTTGGTAAAACTCCGATACAGACTTTCCTTGGCGCGAAGGAGTTAGCTAAGAATAAGTATCTCGACAACTTACAATTTTCGTAATAAACTTTAAAAGAGTGTAAGATCTTATATTAGCTATTACATTTAACTTCTCCATGTCAACATACTTTTTTGTTCCCCACTTAGTTGATGCAACATGCCTGAGGCGAGCAGTGGCTAACATGAGAGCGGACTTCCCATCAGGAAAGGCTCCTACGACCTTTGTTCTTCTCTTGATCTCTTTGATGATTCTTTCTAATGGATTGTTGGTTCGGATCTTTCTCCAATGCTCGGAAGGAAAATCCATATAAGAGAGAGTTTCTTCGATTCCATCGGAGATGACTTTAGCTGCTTCCTTCAATTTCATTTCAGTCAAGCGCTCGGCGACAAAGTTGGCTTTCTTCAAAGCTTCTTCTTTGTTTTCCTGAGAATGAAGCGCTTTCAACATTTGTGAAATCACTTTAAAGGAACTTCTTGGAGCCTTTCCAAATACATTCCTGTAGAAATGAACGATACACCTCTGCCATTTCGATTCTGGAAAGAAGTAAGGAATCGATTCCACTAAGCCTAAACATTTGTCTGAGATAATTAAGTTCACTCCTCTGAGTCCCCGGTCCTTAAGATGTTTTAGGAACGCTTGCCAACTCTCTTTGTCTTCTCTGGCTCCTTCCATCGAACCAAGAACTTCTCTGTAACCTTCTGAATTAACCCCTATGGCTACGAGAATCGCTACGTTACGAACTTCTCCACCCCAAGACTTCTTCAAGTAAAGTCCGTCCAGGTAAACGTAAGGATATTCGTCAGTAAGCGGACGGATTCTCCATTCGTCGATTTGAACAAAAACTTTTTGGTTGAGTTTGCTGATCGTTGAAGGTGAGACCTTGGTTCCCCAGAGGCTTTCGGTAATGTCCTCGACTCTCCGAACTGAAACTCCCGCGAGATACATCTCCATGAGAGCTTCTTCTACCGAACTCTCCCGTCGCTTGTATCGATCGATGATCGCCGACTCAAACGGAATTGTTCTTAGTTTGGGAACTTTTAACTTTACTTTTCCCGCTTTTGTTTCGAAGTTTCTATTATACGAACCCGCTCTTGTATCTACTCGATCCGGGCTTCTCTCATACCTCGAGGCTTTGCAGAGTTTATCCGCTTCCTCATCTAAGAGAGCGTTCAGCGTTTCTTCCACTGAACCTCTTACGAGTTCGCTCAAGTCTTTCTTGAGCTGCGTCTCATCCACTTGGATTACTTTCAAGTGTGCTTTTTCTTCTTCTGCCCTCATTGGGGGGTTCTCCTTTTTCTTGAATTTGCTCATTACAAACTCAATCGGCAAGGAGAGCCTTCTCTTTGATTCTTAAATGTGCGAAAGATTGAGGACGTTATCTCAGTGCATGCGAAAATGTCGAAGAAAAACGCAAAAAATATCCCCAAATGAGCGTTTTGCAAGGTCGAATAGCGACCGTTAAGCGCAGTCGGCTATAACATTATTTATTCAATTGATAAATCAACGCGAATTTTACTATCTATTAGTAAATCATTAGTATTTATAATTTTTACAAGTGTTTCGTGATAATGATTTACATTATTCGTGGACATTCGTGCTAATTCTTTCAGTTTTATATTTATAGTATCTGTAATAGAAATATAGAAAACATTGTTATCATTATAAAATCGTATTTTGTTTATATTCATGTTG
Proteins encoded:
- a CDS encoding flagellar basal body protein; this translates as MTQNKVLFSGILCILITIQPIFADELYSTEARAANSASFGKLEKQFNMSDEAKAIRNAHGANIDRLKSALKAVDLQIHWVTENLANANTPNYKKICITRNFPTLKTSVIPERDFGQGALTYGVTFDLALIGPGLFKLVDNQGQIIFRRLGSFKISSERYLVDLRGNILLPKIQIPLNIEEDTFSVSDQGIITMMDKNRKKIVIGAFQIFEPLLPEKLRYNEECDCFQTRLKDTDTIESALRILETVKIIQGYVEMSNVIAEEQLSSLFAILTHRTTLSKALRLLQNPDDRW
- a CDS encoding IS481 family transposase; amino-acid sequence: MTTVQKIIKNKVGLLKLAETLGNVSKACNVMGYSRDSFYRFQELYEKGGELALQDLSRRKPNPKNRIEPEKEEAVKKMAIDFPAYGQQRASNELKKQGIIVAPATVRSVWVRHDLETFQKRLKALEAFMAQGDSPVLTESQVQALERRKLEKQVEGEIETEHPGYLGCQDTYYVGTIKGVGRIYQQTFIDSYSKVAMAKLYDRKNALVAADMLNDKVIPWFEEEGLRLLRILTDRGTEYCGNREHHEFQLFLALEDIDHSKTKARHPQSNGICERFHRTIQDEFYAIAFRKKVYSSIEDLQKDLDQWIDSYNNERTHQGKYCFGKTRGCQLHCVNDL
- a CDS encoding IS256 family transposase, which codes for MSKPKNRAEELLDELIKGKTPEELIGNEGLLKQLTKSLVERAMEGEMTHHLGYEKNASTGNNSGNSRNGKSSKKLKGDFGSIDLEVPRDRNGSFEPQIIQKGQTRFTGFDEKIISMYSRGMTTREISGHLKEIYQVEVSADLISQVTDSVMETVIEWQNRPLDKVYPILIMDALIVKVRDGNHVVNKAFYLALGINLQGTKEILGIWVERTEGAKFWLQILTDLKNRGVEDILIACVDGLKGFPDTIISVFPNAQVQLCIVHMVRNSLKWVSYKQKKELVIDLKAIYKSPSEEIAKKSLDDFSAKWDSQYPMISKSWRSNWESVIPFLAYPPNIRKAIYTTNAIESMNMGLRKIIKNRGSFPTDEAAVKLLYLALNNMSKKWTMPIQDWGKAMNQFSIIFGDRLKLDSF
- a CDS encoding IS256 family transposase — protein: MRAEEEKAHLKVIQVDETQLKKDLSELVRGSVEETLNALLDEEADKLCKASRYERSPDRVDTRAGSYNRNFETKAGKVKLKVPKLRTIPFESAIIDRYKRRESSVEEALMEMYLAGVSVRRVEDITESLWGTKVSPSTISKLNQKVFVQIDEWRIRPLTDEYPYVYLDGLYLKKSWGGEVRNVAILVAIGVNSEGYREVLGSMEGAREDKESWQAFLKHLKDRGLRGVNLIISDKCLGLVESIPYFFPESKWQRCIVHFYRNVFGKAPRSSFKVISQMLKALHSQENKEEALKKANFVAERLTEMKLKEAAKVISDGIEETLSYMDFPSEHWRKIRTNNPLERIIKEIKRRTKVVGAFPDGKSALMLATARLRHVASTKWGTKKYVDMEKLNVIANIRSYTLLKFITKIVSCRDTYS